Genomic window (Candidatus Microthrix parvicella Bio17-1):
CTGTTGGACGGTGCCCGTTGGTATGAGGCGGCTTTGGCAGACGCATCGACCGACCTCGACCCGGCGCTTCGCGCCTCGTGGTCGCCGGACGACCTCTACATCCTCTACACCGGTGGCACCACCGGCATGCCCAAGGGCGTGATGTGGCGCCAGGCCGACATTTACGTCTCCTCGCTTGGCGGCAGGCCCTTCGGCGCACCCGAGGAATGGGAATCGGTTGACGCCCTCGTGGCGGCCGCAGCAGCCGCCAACCCCACCAAGACGGTGCCCGCACCGCCGTTCATGCACGGCGCGGCACACTGGGCGGCATTCACCGCCTTCTCCAATGGGGGAACCGTGGTGGTGACCGACGTGGTCGACCGCTTCGATGCGCCCTCGGTGGTCGACCTGCTCGCACGGGAGCAGGCCAACGTGCTGCTGCTGGTGGGCGACGCGTTTGCCCGCCCCCTGCTGGACGCCGTCGATGCCTCGGCTGCGAGCGGCAAACCCGCCGACCTGAGCGCGTTGTTCGTCCTCACATCCGGTGGTGCCATCCTGTCGGCGCCCATCAAGGAGCGTCTGTTGGAGTCGCTCCCAAACATCATGTTGATCGATGGGCTGGGAAGCTCCGAGACGGGCACCCAGGCCGGACAGGTTTCGAGCGCCGGCGGCGATGTTTCCACCGGGCGCTTCTCGCCCCACCCCGGCATGGTCGTGCTCAACGAGGACCTCACCCGGGTCCTCGAACCCGGCGACGACGAGATGGGATGGCTGGGACAGCGAAACCGAGTGCCGCTGGGCTATCTGGGCGACGAGGCCAAGACCGCCCGCACGTTCCCCGAACTGGACGGCGTCCGCTATGCGGTGCCGGGGGATCGCAGCCGCATCCTGGCCGACGGAACGCTCGAGCTGTACGGCCGCGATTCGGTGACGATCAACTCCGGCGGCGAGAAGATCTTCGCCGAGGAGGTGGAGCAGGCCATCTCCGCCCATCCGGGGGTCATCGACGTGGTGGTGTGCGGGCGACCCTCGGAGCGCTGGGGCAACGAGGTGGTCGCCATCGTCAAGCTGACCGAGGGCGCGTCGGCCACCGAGGACGAGTTGCTCACCGAGGCCGCCAAGCACGTGGCCCGATACAAGTTGCCCAAGGCGATCGTTTGGAGAGACGAGATCGTGCGCTCCCCCGCCGGCAAGGCCGACTACCGCTGGGCCAAAGCGCAGGCGACCGAGGGCTGAGCGCAGGCGACCGAGGGCTGAGCGCAGGCGACCGAGGGCTGAGCGCAGGCCACCCAAGCTGAGACGCAAGGGCCGATACGCTCACCGCACAGGTCAACCAGGAGATGAACTCGATGATCAATCCAGCGACGTGGCGCCGGACAGACGCTCCCCGTGGTGTCCGGCGCTTTGCCCTGGTCGGACCGGCCCTCGCCTTGCTGGCCTTGTTCGGGCAATCCGCTTCGGCAGCCGTCTGCGATACGACCGACGCGCCGCAACGAACCGGACCGGCCGTGCCGGCCCCCCGGGCCGAGGGTGCGGTCACCATCTTTCAGGGGGACACCGACGGGGTCGACACCTACCGCATTCCCGGCGCCGCCACCACGCCGACGGGCGCCATCGTGGTGGCGGCCGAGCAGCGGACGCTCTCCCCGCTGGACAGCGACCCGCACTCCCTCGTGTCGCGCCGGTCGACCGATGGCGGCCGAACCTGGGGTGCGAAGGCCGAGGTGGCGCCCGTGCTCACCGAAGGTGTCGGCTGCATCCCCTCCGACCCGGTGCTGTTGGCGCCCGCCACCGGTCCGACCGCCGGCGAGGTGCTGATCATCCACCACTGCCGGGAGGGCAGCGGCCTGAGGATCAGCCGCTCCAGCGACGACGGCGCAAGCTGGAGCCCGCCCGAACCGTTGGGTCTCGGCACCACTCCGCAGGTGCCGCAGTCGGTCATCGACCGGTTCCGGCCCGGACCCGGCCACGGCGTCGAACTCACCGTCGGCCCTTCGGCCGGACGCCTGGTGGCGGCTGCGGACACGTCGGCCGACGGCAAGGCGACGCTGGTGCTCGTCGTGTCCGACGACGGCGGCCGGTCCTGGCGGATCGGGGCCACCCTGATCTCCGATCCGGACTCCGGGCCGATCCCCGACGAGACCGCGATCGCCGAGCTGGCCGACGGCACGCTCGTGCTGTCATCGAGAAACGCGTCGAGCAAGGCCTCCGGCCGCATCTTCGCCCGGTCGAGCGACGGTGGTGCCTCCTTCGACCGGTGGCCATCCGGGCAGGCGCTCGAAGTCGACCCGTCCGTGACCGTGCCGGTCGTGCAGGGGTCGCTGCTGACCACCCCCGATGGCGACCGGGCCGTCTTCGCCTCGCCCTCGGATCCCACGTATCGACGCGGCCTGGCACTGTGGACCTCCACGACGGGCGCCGACTGGGCTCCCGGACCGCTGATCGTGCCCGGACCGGCCGCCTACAGCGACCTGGTGGCGGTCGACGATGACACCCTGGGTCTCGTCGTGGAGACGGGCGACCGAAACCCGTACGAGCGGATCGACTTCGTCCCGGTGCCCACCTCCCGTCTCGACGAGCCGCGCACCCCGCTGCCCAACGATTTTGACGTGGCCGGTGCGGTCGCCGGTCGGCTGGTGGTGGACGGCAAGCGGTTCTCCATCACGCGGTTCTGCCTGTTCTCCGACCGCGTCGAGCTCGATGGCGGCTACCTGACCGCAGACATCTCGGGTGGACTGGATGCGGTCAAGGTGCGGCTGCACCTGGACGACCGAGGCGATGGTCGACCACTGGACCTGGAGGGCACGGTCGCCCTGGACCTCACATCCGGCATCAGCTACCGGGGTACCCAGACCGACGACGAGGGGGTCGCCCACGAGCTCGACCTGGTGATGGTGAACTTCGAGCCCTGCGTCGAGCCTCCACCTGGCGAAACCGGCGTGTGCGACAACCCGACATCCGGCACCGACGGGGCCGACTCGTTGGCCGACGATCCGGCGGCCGGCCCCAGCGGCGCCGCCGAACCGCTGGCACCGCGTTTCACCGGCTGAACCGACCGGCCGGGCTTCGCCGGCGGACGGTCGCCACCCTCGCCTTCGGCAGTGTCCACACCACCCCGTAGCCTTCGCCCATGGCAACCCAGCGCGCAGCCGCCACCCGGCACGACTCCTCCGAGCTGATCCCCCGAAGCGATCAGCCCCTTCCCACCGGGCCCGACAAGGTGGTGGCGGTCAGGGCGATGTTTGACACCATCGCCCCCAACTACGACAAGGTGAACCGCATCATGACCGGGCGCCTCGATGTGCGCTGGCGGCGAACCACCGTCGATGCGCTGGGGTTGGCGCCCACCTCGTTGATCGCCGACCTGGCCGCGGGTACCGGCGACCTGGTGTACGAACTGGAACGTCACGGCATGTCGGCCGTCGGGGTGGACCTTTCCATGGGCATGCTGTCGGCGGCGCCGCGGCCGTTTCCCCGGGCGCAGGGCGACGCCCTGGCCCTACCGTTTCCCGACGGCTCGCTGGACGGGGTCACCTGCGGGTTCGCGCTGCGCAACTTCGAGTCGCTGCCGCCATTTTTTGAGGAACTGGCCCGGGTGCTGCGACCCGGCGGCCGCATCGGTCTGCTCGAAGTGGGCCAACCATCCAACCCGGTGTTGAAGTTTGGCTACGAGCAGTACTTCGGCCGGGTGGTGCCCCGAATCGGCGCCATGTTCTCCGACGCCCGCGCCTACGCCTACCTGCCCCGCTCGGTTGAGTACCTCCCGGAGCCCGACGAAACGTTGAGCCTCATCGGTGCTGCCGGATTCGACCGCGGCCATCACCGTCAACTGTCCGGCGGCATCGCTCAGCTGTTCACCGCCACCCGCCACCGTGGCTGACGGTCGCACCGAGGCCGACGAACTGCACGCCGTCACGACGCGGGCGGGCACCGGCGACGACCCCCTCGATCATCTTGCCGCTGGGGCGATGGCGTTTCGGTCCCCCAACCGCACGCTGGTGGCGCACGGGGTTGCCCGCAGGGTCGAACTGGGCCGGACCGGCGGTTGGGCCAACGACGTGGCCGCGATCAGCGAGGCTTTGGCCGCCATTGACCGCGAGGGGCGTGACGGCGAGCCGGCGTCTGGCCCGGTGGCCTTCTGTGCCCTCCCCTTCGACCGCCGTCGGACCGCCGCCGTCACCATCCCCCGACTCGTCCGTGGGCGAGACGTGCACGGGTCGTCCTGGGTCACCACGATCTCTCCGGCCAATCCCGCCGCCGGAACGACGCCTTCCCCGCCGTTCCCATCTGGCCGGTCCACGAACCACCTGGCGACCGACCCGACAGGGTCCGAGTTGGGCGGAGACACCGCGGCGATCAGCGGGCCGCCCCCCGAGTTGCGCCTGCGCGCATCGATCGGCGACGCAGAATGGATGGCCAAGGTTGACGAGCTGACCCGCCGCATGGCCGCCGGCCAACTTGAAAAGGCGGTGCTGTTCCGCGAGCTGCGACTCACGTCGGAGGCTCCGCTCGATCCGATCGCGCTGTATCGCCGCCTCCTCCCCACTGCGCCGGCCGGGTATGTGTTCTGTCTGGACGGCTTCGTCGGGGCCAGCCCCGAACTGCTGGTCAGCCGCATCGACGACACCGTGCGGGCCGAACCGATGGCAGGCACGCTGCCCCGCTCAGGCGACCCACAAACCGACCTGAGACGCGCCGGTGAACTGCTGCGCTCCGAAAAGCTGCGGCACGAGCATGCCGTCACCATCGAACGTGCCCACGATGCACTGCTGGGTTGGTGCAGTTACCTGGACGCCCAACCGGAACCACAGGTGGTAGAGGCAGGAGCGGTCCTCCATCTGGCCACACTGGTGGAGGGGCGGCTCAGCCACCCGGCCCCGACGGTGCTGGACCTGGTGGCTGCGCTGCATCCCACCCCCGCCGTGGGTGGCTGGCCAATCGCCGAGGCGCTGGAACTCATCGACGAGTTGGAGGGCCTGGACCGCGACCGGGTGGGCGGAGCGGTGGGCTGGGTTGACGCCGACGGGAACGGCGAGTTTGCCGTCGCCATTCGCTCGGCACTCCTCGACGGCACCACGGCCCGGCTGCTGGCCGGAGTTGGCATCGTGGCCGACAGCGACCCTGAGGCGGAGTTGGAGGAGACACGGGCCAAGTTCGCCGCAGTGTTGCCCCACCTCATCCGCCCGTAAGGCCCGGTCACTACTCCTTGGTGGCCACCGCGTTGGGGGTCACGTTCATCTTGGGCTCATAATCGGCCAGCTCCACAGTGCGACCCTCGCCGGAGTGCGCCGACCGCAACTCGGAGCGACAGCTGCCACATGGGCCGTAGAACTCCTCGTCCACCTCCACGTCGCAGCGGGGGCATCGAAAGCCGTCGATCATGACGCCTCGCTGGTTGGAACCGTTGGGTGGTCGACGGTCCCCCCGGCCGGACGTCGATCGGTGATCATGCCGTCGGCGTCGCGCCGCTGGTGGCCGGTCACCTGATCGGCACCGTCCCAGACGCCGCGGATGGTCTCCAACACGTCGGTCACCTCGGAAAACCCTCCGAAGTGGCCCTTGCCCGGCATGAGCATCAGACGGGAGTTGGGCACCGACTTGGCCAGGCGTCGGCCATGTACCAGCGGCACGATGTGGTCGGCATCGCCATGCCAGATCAGCACAGGGCCTTCGATGTTGCCCGGATCGAAACCCCAGGGGCGACCAAACAGCGTCAGGTCGTGAAAGGGGGCCCGCAGCGGACCGGTCTGGGTGATGTCGTGGAGGAACATCGCCATCACGTCGGGGCGCATCATCACCTCGAGGTCGGCTCGGCCGTTGAACTTGGCATAGGCGGTGTAGACCGCCGGGCTGTACTCGGCCACGCCCTCCAAACCAACCGACAACATGGCACCCACCGTGCGCCGCAGCGGGCTGAGCAGTGCCTGGGCCACGGTGGTCAGCTGGGTGTAGCTGAACACGGCGCCCCGCCCGATGCTGGGTGCCAGCCCGCCCAGCACCGCCGAGGTGACCACCCGGTCGGGCAACTCGTGGGCCACCGCCAGCGTGTAGGGGCCGCCGCCCGACAGCCCGGCGACGGCGAAGCGATCCAGACCCAGCCGGTCGGCGGCCGCGTCGATGTCGGCGGCGAAACCCTTGAGGGACCGGTAGCCGTGGTTGGTGGAGTTGCCCGTGCCCGGCCGCTCGACCGTGATCACCCGAAGCCCGTTTGATCGGCCGGTGGGGTTGACCCCGACCGGAACCTGATAGCGGCCGCCCGGGGTGCCGTGAAACCACAGCACCGGATCACCGTCGGGATCGCCGTACGAGGCCCAGCCAAGCCGACGCCCATCGGGCAACTTCACCGTGCCCTCGTCGTGGTGCGGGTCGGGTTGCGGTTCAAGCATGGATTCCGGCATTGGTTCCTCCCCTGCACTCCCAACCACGGAAGCGGCTTTCGCTGACTGGTTCCATCGTAGAAGCGTCCGGGCAATCATCCACAACGCCCGCTGACTTGGTCGCTGTCGCAGGCTCGGGCCTGGCACGACGACGCGGAACTCCGCAGCGCCGATACGGGTCAGGGGTCGATGCCCAAGGCCGCCTCGGCGGATGCCGCCAGTTTGCTCAGCAGACGCTGATGCTGGACCAGGTTGGTCTCACGGTTGGACACCACCCGACACAGCACCGTGCGGCGCCGCGGCGCCACCGAACCGCCGGTTGCAGCGGTCCCCTCAGACAAGCCCGCCGCCAAGCGCCGCTGGAGTTCGCCCGCCAGCTCTGACGGCCTCACGTCGGCAACCTCCAGGCCAAGCCCCGACGCTGCGGCAACCACGTCAACCCCGCTGGGGGTGCCCCACCAGCGCTCAAACTGGTCGTCCGGAAGCAGTTCATGCTGCGAGAGGAACGAGAAGATGCCACCACCTCCGTTGTCGATCACCACCACCGCCAGGTTGGATACCGCAGCCGCCGAGATCAACGACCCGACGTCGTGCAGCATGGCCAGGTCACCCACTACCGCCACGGTGGGTGCACCCGTGTGAGCGACCCCGACGGCCGTGGCGATCACCCCGTCGATGCCGTTTGCACCTCTGTTGGAGTGCACGGTGACCCCGGCCGGCACCTGCGGTCCGAACCACTCCAGGTCGCGCACCGGCATCGACGACGACACCACCAGGTGCCCACCGGCGGGCACGCCGTCGAGGGCGGCGGCCAACGCCGCCGACTCC
Coding sequences:
- a CDS encoding acyl-CoA synthetase, giving the protein MPSLQTNIAEVFESLATAIPDRECIVFRDLRLTYAQVQDRCHQLANVLTDAGLGVQTERGELASHEIGQDALALYLHNGNEYLEGMIGAYMARTAPFNVNYRYVAEELLYLLRDSGARAIIYHSAFAPTLAAVLPQLPHLTVLLQVDDDSGNALLDGARWYEAALADASTDLDPALRASWSPDDLYILYTGGTTGMPKGVMWRQADIYVSSLGGRPFGAPEEWESVDALVAAAAAANPTKTVPAPPFMHGAAHWAAFTAFSNGGTVVVTDVVDRFDAPSVVDLLAREQANVLLLVGDAFARPLLDAVDASAASGKPADLSALFVLTSGGAILSAPIKERLLESLPNIMLIDGLGSSETGTQAGQVSSAGGDVSTGRFSPHPGMVVLNEDLTRVLEPGDDEMGWLGQRNRVPLGYLGDEAKTARTFPELDGVRYAVPGDRSRILADGTLELYGRDSVTINSGGEKIFAEEVEQAISAHPGVIDVVVCGRPSERWGNEVVAIVKLTEGASATEDELLTEAAKHVARYKLPKAIVWRDEIVRSPAGKADYRWAKAQATEG
- a CDS encoding sialidase family protein, whose amino-acid sequence is MINPATWRRTDAPRGVRRFALVGPALALLALFGQSASAAVCDTTDAPQRTGPAVPAPRAEGAVTIFQGDTDGVDTYRIPGAATTPTGAIVVAAEQRTLSPLDSDPHSLVSRRSTDGGRTWGAKAEVAPVLTEGVGCIPSDPVLLAPATGPTAGEVLIIHHCREGSGLRISRSSDDGASWSPPEPLGLGTTPQVPQSVIDRFRPGPGHGVELTVGPSAGRLVAAADTSADGKATLVLVVSDDGGRSWRIGATLISDPDSGPIPDETAIAELADGTLVLSSRNASSKASGRIFARSSDGGASFDRWPSGQALEVDPSVTVPVVQGSLLTTPDGDRAVFASPSDPTYRRGLALWTSTTGADWAPGPLIVPGPAAYSDLVAVDDDTLGLVVETGDRNPYERIDFVPVPTSRLDEPRTPLPNDFDVAGAVAGRLVVDGKRFSITRFCLFSDRVELDGGYLTADISGGLDAVKVRLHLDDRGDGRPLDLEGTVALDLTSGISYRGTQTDDEGVAHELDLVMVNFEPCVEPPPGETGVCDNPTSGTDGADSLADDPAAGPSGAAEPLAPRFTG
- a CDS encoding ubiquinone/menaquinone biosynthesis methyltransferase; the protein is MATQRAAATRHDSSELIPRSDQPLPTGPDKVVAVRAMFDTIAPNYDKVNRIMTGRLDVRWRRTTVDALGLAPTSLIADLAAGTGDLVYELERHGMSAVGVDLSMGMLSAAPRPFPRAQGDALALPFPDGSLDGVTCGFALRNFESLPPFFEELARVLRPGGRIGLLEVGQPSNPVLKFGYEQYFGRVVPRIGAMFSDARAYAYLPRSVEYLPEPDETLSLIGAAGFDRGHHRQLSGGIAQLFTATRHRG
- a CDS encoding isochorismate synthase gives rise to the protein MLPDSTAAITVNCPAASLSCSPPPATVADGRTEADELHAVTTRAGTGDDPLDHLAAGAMAFRSPNRTLVAHGVARRVELGRTGGWANDVAAISEALAAIDREGRDGEPASGPVAFCALPFDRRRTAAVTIPRLVRGRDVHGSSWVTTISPANPAAGTTPSPPFPSGRSTNHLATDPTGSELGGDTAAISGPPPELRLRASIGDAEWMAKVDELTRRMAAGQLEKAVLFRELRLTSEAPLDPIALYRRLLPTAPAGYVFCLDGFVGASPELLVSRIDDTVRAEPMAGTLPRSGDPQTDLRRAGELLRSEKLRHEHAVTIERAHDALLGWCSYLDAQPEPQVVEAGAVLHLATLVEGRLSHPAPTVLDLVAALHPTPAVGGWPIAEALELIDELEGLDRDRVGGAVGWVDADGNGEFAVAIRSALLDGTTARLLAGVGIVADSDPEAELEETRAKFAAVLPHLIRP
- a CDS encoding alpha/beta fold hydrolase, with the protein product MPESMLEPQPDPHHDEGTVKLPDGRRLGWASYGDPDGDPVLWFHGTPGGRYQVPVGVNPTGRSNGLRVITVERPGTGNSTNHGYRSLKGFAADIDAAADRLGLDRFAVAGLSGGGPYTLAVAHELPDRVVTSAVLGGLAPSIGRGAVFSYTQLTTVAQALLSPLRRTVGAMLSVGLEGVAEYSPAVYTAYAKFNGRADLEVMMRPDVMAMFLHDITQTGPLRAPFHDLTLFGRPWGFDPGNIEGPVLIWHGDADHIVPLVHGRRLAKSVPNSRLMLMPGKGHFGGFSEVTDVLETIRGVWDGADQVTGHQRRDADGMITDRRPAGGTVDHPTVPTSEAS